One part of the Odontesthes bonariensis isolate fOdoBon6 chromosome 15, fOdoBon6.hap1, whole genome shotgun sequence genome encodes these proteins:
- the chst14 gene encoding carbohydrate sulfotransferase 14, with protein MVPRRQDYGTKRSDGARSGSVINFKTTVSSGSVRRSSAVLPSVLTFLVIVASGGLLLMIEKGMLNSMETPSPRGDGKRLDFIRQTGKHGSNGADVESQILQEIRNRTIRTMCGQRNVPHSIWTLSPLQRKTLLQHVLVNDEYRFLYCYVPKVACSNWKRVLKVMSGALESVDVNVKMDHRSDLLFLSSLKPEEIRYRLTHYFKFMFVREPMERLLSAYRNKFGEIESYQRKYGAEIVKRYRKGRAKDASAAGDDVTFAEFVRYLLDEDVERMNEHWMPVYNLCQPCAVSYDFIGSYEHLEKDAEYVLQRVGAPPFVHFPERQTWYKPVTTETLHYYLCSLPQKLLRELLPKYILDFSLFAYPLPNTTTAHCRH; from the exons ATGGTCCCACGAAGGCAGGACTACGGGACGAAAAGGAGCGACGGAGCGCGGAGCGGCTCGGTAATAAACTTTAAGACCACGGTGAGCTCGGGCTCGGTCCGCCGCAGCTCCGCCGTGCTGCCGTCGGTTCTAACCTTCCTAGTTATTGTTGCATCCGGAGGCCTGTTGCTCATGATAGAGAAAGGAATGCTGAACAGCATGGAGACCCCTTCTCCCCGGGGTGACGGTAAGCGGCTGGACTTTATCCGGCAGACTGGGAAACACGGTTCAAACGGCGCGGACGTGGAGTCTCAG ATCCTCCAGGAGATCCGCAACCGGACCATCAGGACCATGTGCGGCCAGAGGAACGTGCCCCACAGCATCTGGACGCTGAGCCCCCTGCAAAGGAAGACGCTGCTGCAACACGTCCTGGTGAACGACGAGTACCGCTTCCTTTACTGCTACGTGCCCAAAGTGGCCTGCTCCAACTGGAAAAGGGTTCTGAAGGTCATGAGCGGAGCTCTGGAGAGCGTGGACGTCAACGTCAAGATGGACCACCGCAGCGACCTGCTCTTCCTGTCCTCCCTGAAGCCGGAGGAGATCCGCTACCGCCTCACGCACTACTTCAAGTTCATGTTCGTGCGAGAGCCCATGGAGCGCCTGCTCTCCGCCTACAGGAACAAGTTCGGAGAGATCGAGTCCTACCAGAGAAAGTACGGCGCGGAGATCGTGAAGCGCTACAGGAAAGGCCGCGCAAAGGACGCGTCCGCGGCGGGCGATGACGTTACCTTCGCGGAGTTCGTCCGTTATCTGCTGGACGAGGACGTGGAGCGCATGAACGAGCACTGGATGCCCGTGTACAACTTGTGCCAACCGTGCGCGGTTTCTTACGATTTCATCGGCTCGTATGAGCACCTGGAAAAGGACGCGGAGTATGTGCTGCAGCGCGTCGGGGCGCCTCCCTTTGTGCACTTTCCCGAGAGGCAGACGTGGTATAAGCCGGTCACCACGGAAACGTTACACTACTACCTGTGCAGCCTGCCTCAGAAGCTTCTGAGGGAACTCCTGCCGAAGTACATCTTAGACTTCTCCCTCTTTGCTTATCCCCTGCCCAACACGACCACTGCACACTGCCGGCATTGA
- the cep135 gene encoding centrosomal protein of 135 kDa isoform X1: MNSSAERKFVNLRKRLDQLGYRQPLGIESLPLVERLFSDLVHTTESLRNAKLSAGKTEKESRNVDALLEPYRNENAKVVRENNELHLELLKLREEKDRFTRELKTHIRKLDHETSDLKFLNNQYVHKVRCLEKDSKAKAERIQQLQEKNMQAVVQTPGGKKRSIPFRRQRMQIDELVPPSSTSAYPVLQPDDPYVADLLQLADGRINELQQDIIKLKLDLEKAQECITHLNTQVEERNKEMERLNHVLRGGRPHDVITLEAQSVGNEKLIAHLNLQIEYLQETNRTLEQKISGLQRKKQDASSEVANLSLKNLELCEELTHIDDLAKRLEIDKEHVLETADMELQETKKEIQRQQRIIKDLEDIITTARRETSEGEFEKDRLRDQLAELKQQNEKMEGLVNFLEDEKIRLQDKVEQMLAADKDLVLELETMRAKHGVCGRERSPSRLDVFVKSLEEERDYYRQEAERYKRARGAGSPGVSPIRSPDRGRSPRSKVSKSGVAEAELFHIMKERDELRAALLDIEKHVEDIQSNVKVLSNERDHFKTLFKQAQDDLTLARSADISGVLKLQEEMTRAEVKIEQMTAERDALMERLKIAQTSALTDRQVEERRILELENTIKSLERERLDQRSQLCLLKESREAAEEELTVRSAALVHNAEEAAQQRAEANALRLLQEQMEQTLSDTQHRLSVKANELHAAHEQIENLERRFAELSQRSIKHKEEVAALQKSLSTLDREKDVLQDDVDQKTEKLVVLQEELAKKEKTLEDVRLTVKNMDNSLAQLQGASNSREREVSSLRRQLDTCQEELAALRRDRDIIIRENRRLQDDLSTMTRENQAVHAEMEEALHEKDELKLRMHSYISEVSRIEKLMATKEKENRDLLERFRMAHSEVEERDHKLQKAEGLSNSIRLELLSSDTERRKLRETVGQQDREIQQHMQALQAYEAQVSSLVRGMSRLEEELHKAQEEKAVLLSDVASVRELCVKLDSGKELTARQLTAKSMDLERVTGELEDVRSEGELLKKQLASERLTVRNLETLLSTNRQKEFQTHLTASERELELKVLRDRLALADSKNAEHAREVSQLRGKVSQLQTEMDVLRRQLTTERFERERAVQEMRRQGLSFSSLQSSSSLNVSSSPHHTSVDRSILRTLDRSSDRSTDKSVSFKD; encoded by the exons ATGAACAGCAGCGCAGAGAGGAAATTCGTCAATTTACGGAAACGTTTGGATCAGCTGGGCTACCGACAGCCCCTCGGGATAGAGTCGCTGCCGCTGGTGGAGAGACTGTTCAG TGATCTGGTGCATACAACCGAGAGCCTGCGCAATGCCAAACTATCAGCAGGGAAAACTGAGAAGGAAAGCCGAAATGTTGACGCTCTCCTGGAGCCCTACCGGAACGAGAATGCCAAAGTGGTCAGGGAAAACAATGAGCTGCACCTTGAGCTCCTGAAACTGAGGGAGGAGAAAGATCGCTTCACCAGAG AGCTCAAAACTCACATTAGGAAACTAGACCATGAGACGTCGGACCTGAAGTTTTTAAACAACCAGTATGTGCATAAGGTTCGCTGCCTGGAGAAGGACAGCAAAGCTAAAGCTGAGCGGatccagcagctgcaggagaAGAACATGCAGGCCGTTGTGCAGACACCAG GTGGGAAAAAGCGCAGTATTCCTTTTAGGCGACAGAGAATGCAGATCGATGAGCTCGTTCCTCCCTCCTCCACGTCTGCTTATCCTGTTCTGCAGCCCGATGATCCATATGTAGCAGAcctgctgcagctggctgaTGGAag GATTAATGAACTCCAACAAGACATCATTAAGCTCAAACTAGACCTTGAAAAGGCCCAAGAATGTATAACACATCTAAACACTCAG GTGGAGGAGAGGAACAAAGAAATGGAGCGTCTGAATCATGTACTTCGCGGAGGACGACCTCATGATGTCATCACACTTGAAGCTCAGAGCGTCGGCAACGAGAAACTGATCGCTCATCTAAACCTGCAG ATTGAGTACCTacaggaaaccaacagaactCTGGAGCAAAAAATCAGCGGACTGCAGCGGAAAAAGCAGGACGCCTCCTCCGAAGTGGCCAATTTGTCATTAAAAAACCTGGAACTGTGTGAAGAGCTGACGCACATAGATGATCTTGCGAAGCGCCTGGAGATAGACAAGGAGCATGTACTGGAAACCGCTGACATGGAGCTGCAAGAAACTAAA AAAGAAATTCAAAGGCAGCAGAGAATCATCAAAGATTTGGAGGATATTATCACAACGGCAAGAAGG GAGACATCTGAAGGTGAATTTGAAAAGGACCGCCTCAGGGATCAGCTGGCGGAGCTCAAACAACAGAACGAGAAGATGGAGGGACTGGTGAATTTCCTGGAGGACGAGAAAATCAGGCTGCAGGACAAAGTGGAGCAGATGCTGGCAGCTG ACAAAGACCTGGTACTGGAGCTAGAGACCATGCGTGCCAAACACGGTGTCTGTGGAAGAGAGCGATCCCCATCTCGTCTAGACGTCTTTGTCAAGAGTCTTGAGGAGGAGAGAGATTACTATCGCCAAGAGGCCGAGCGCTACAAAAGAGCCAGAGGAGCTGGTTCTCCGGGCGTGAGCCCCATTCGTAGTCCAGACAGAGGCAGGAGTCCAAGGTCTAAAGTAAGCAAG AGCGGCGTTGCAGAGGCAGAACTGTTTCACATAATGAAGGAAAGGGACGAGCTTAGGGCGGCTCTGCTGGACATCGAGAAGCACGTGGAGGACATTCAGAGCAATGTGAAGGTCCTCAGCAACGAGAGGGACCATTTCAAAACCCTGTTTAAGCAG GCTCAAGATGACCTCACGTTGGCCCGTAGCGCCGACATTTCAGGCGTCTTAAAGCTGCAGGAGGAGATGACGCGGGCAGAGGTGAAGATTGAGCAGATGACCGCTGAGAGGGACGCACTGATGGAGAGATTAAAG ATCGCCCAGACTTCCGCTCTCACGGACAGACaagtggaggagaggaggatTCTCGAGCTGGAGAACACCATCAAAAGT CTGGAGCGAGAGCGGCTCGACCAGCGCTCACAGCTGTGTCTGCTGAAGGAGAGCAGGGAGGCTGCGGAGGAGGAGCTGACGGTACGGTCCGCTGCTCTGGTCCACAATGCAGAGGAGGCCGCCCAGCAGAGGGCAGAGGCGAATGCTCTGAG GCTGCTACAGGAGCAGATGGAGCAAACGTTATCCGATACCCAACACAGGCTCTCTGTAAAGGCGAATGAGCTGCACGCCGCCCACGAGCAGATTGAAAACCTCGAGCGGAGATTTG CGGAGCTGAGTCAGCGCAGCATCAAGCACAAAGAGGAAGTGGCTGCCCTTCAGAAGTCACTGTCTACCCTGGACAGAGAGAAGGATGTTCTGCAGGATGACGTGGatcaaaagactgaaaaactAGTGGTTCTCCAAGAGGAGCTAGCCAAGAAG GAAAAGACCCTTGAGGATGTGAGACTCACAGTCAAAAACATGGACAACTCACTCGC TCAGCTGCAGGGAGCATCAAACAGTCGTGAGAGGGAGGTGAGCAGTCTGAGGAGGCAGCTGGATACATgtcaggaggagctggctgcACTCAGGAGGGACAGAGACATCATCATCAGAGAGAACAGGAGGCTGCAAGATGACCTGAGCACGATGACCAGAGAGAACCAA GCTGTGCATGCGGAGATGGAGGAGGCTTTGCACGAGAAGGACGAGCTGAAGTTGAGGATGCACTCTTACATTTCCGAAGTGTCCAGAATAGAGAAACTGATGGCCACGAAG GAGAAGGAGAACAGGGATTTGCTGGAGCGGTTCAGGATGGCCCACTCTGAGGTGGAGGAGCGGGATCACAAACTGCAGAAGGCTGAAGGCCTCAGTAACTCCATCCGCCTGGAGCTGCTCTCCTCCGACACGGAACGCAGAAAACTCCGAGAAACCGTTGGACAACAGGACAGAGAGATCCAACAG CACATGCAGGCACTGCAGGCATATGAAGCCCAAGTGTCCTCGCTGGTTCGTGGAATGTCCCGACTGGAGGAGGAGCTACACAAAGCGCAGGAGGAGAAGGCTGTCCTCCTCTCAGATGTGGCTTCTGTCAGGGAGCTCTGTGTCAAACTGGACTCGGGGAAGGAGCTCACCGCGCGTCAGCTCACCGCCAAGAGCATGGACCTCGAGAGG GTCACGGGAGAACTGGAGGATGTTCGGTCGGAGGGGGAGCTACTGAAGAAGCAACTAGCCAGTGAGAGGTTGACTGTACGCAACCTCGAGACGCTGCTCTCCACCAACCGGCAAAAAGAGTTCCAAACGCATCTGACGGCCAGCGAGAGGGAGTTGGAGCTGAAAGTCCTGCGCGACAGGCTCGCCCTGGCAGACagcaaaaa tgcagagcACGCCAGGGAGGTGTCCCAGCTCCGTGGGAAAGTGTCTCAGCTGCAGACGGAGATGGACGTGTTGAGGAGACAACTGACCACCGAGCGCTTTGAACG TGAGAGGGCAGTTCAGGAGATGCGCAGACAGGGTTTGTCCTTCTCCTCCCTGCAAAGCTCCTCATCCCTCAACGTCTCCAGCAGCCCTCACCACACCTCCGTAGACCGCTCCATCCTCCGAACTCTGGACCGCTCGAGCGACAGGTCGACAGACAA GAGCGTAAGCTTCAAGGATTAA
- the cep135 gene encoding centrosomal protein of 135 kDa isoform X2: MNSSAERKFVNLRKRLDQLGYRQPLGIESLPLVERLFSDLVHTTESLRNAKLSAGKTEKESRNVDALLEPYRNENAKVVRENNELHLELLKLREEKDRFTRELKTHIRKLDHETSDLKFLNNQYVHKVRCLEKDSKAKAERIQQLQEKNMQAVVQTPGGKKRSIPFRRQRMQIDELVPPSSTSAYPVLQPDDPYVADLLQLADGRINELQQDIIKLKLDLEKAQECITHLNTQVEERNKEMERLNHVLRGGRPHDVITLEAQSVGNEKLIAHLNLQIEYLQETNRTLEQKISGLQRKKQDASSEVANLSLKNLELCEELTHIDDLAKRLEIDKEHVLETADMELQETKKEIQRQQRIIKDLEDIITTARRETSEGEFEKDRLRDQLAELKQQNEKMEGLVNFLEDEKIRLQDKVEQMLAADKDLVLELETMRAKHGVCGRERSPSRLDVFVKSLEEERDYYRQEAERYKRARGAGSPGVSPIRSPDRGRSPRSKVSKSGVAEAELFHIMKERDELRAALLDIEKHVEDIQSNVKVLSNERDHFKTLFKQAQDDLTLARSADISGVLKLQEEMTRAEVKIEQMTAERDALMERLKIAQTSALTDRQVEERRILELENTIKSLERERLDQRSQLCLLKESREAAEEELTVRSAALVHNAEEAAQQRAEANALRLLQEQMEQTLSDTQHRLSVKANELHAAHEQIENLERRFAELSQRSIKHKEEVAALQKSLSTLDREKDVLQDDVDQKTEKLVVLQEELAKKEKTLEDVRLTVKNMDNSLAQLQGASNSREREVSSLRRQLDTCQEELAALRRDRDIIIRENRRLQDDLSTMTRENQAVHAEMEEALHEKDELKLRMHSYISEVSRIEKLMATKEKENRDLLERFRMAHSEVEERDHKLQKAEGLSNSIRLELLSSDTERRKLRETVGQQDREIQQHMQALQAYEAQVSSLVRGMSRLEEELHKAQEEKAVLLSDVASVRELCVKLDSGKELTARQLTAKSMDLERVTGELEDVRSEGELLKKQLASERLTVRNLETLLSTNRQKEFQTHLTASERELELKVLRDRLALADSKNAEHAREVSQLRGKVSQLQTEMDVLRRQLTTERFERERAVQEMRRQGLSFSSLQSSSSLNVSSSPHHTSVDRSILRTLDRSSDRSTDK; encoded by the exons ATGAACAGCAGCGCAGAGAGGAAATTCGTCAATTTACGGAAACGTTTGGATCAGCTGGGCTACCGACAGCCCCTCGGGATAGAGTCGCTGCCGCTGGTGGAGAGACTGTTCAG TGATCTGGTGCATACAACCGAGAGCCTGCGCAATGCCAAACTATCAGCAGGGAAAACTGAGAAGGAAAGCCGAAATGTTGACGCTCTCCTGGAGCCCTACCGGAACGAGAATGCCAAAGTGGTCAGGGAAAACAATGAGCTGCACCTTGAGCTCCTGAAACTGAGGGAGGAGAAAGATCGCTTCACCAGAG AGCTCAAAACTCACATTAGGAAACTAGACCATGAGACGTCGGACCTGAAGTTTTTAAACAACCAGTATGTGCATAAGGTTCGCTGCCTGGAGAAGGACAGCAAAGCTAAAGCTGAGCGGatccagcagctgcaggagaAGAACATGCAGGCCGTTGTGCAGACACCAG GTGGGAAAAAGCGCAGTATTCCTTTTAGGCGACAGAGAATGCAGATCGATGAGCTCGTTCCTCCCTCCTCCACGTCTGCTTATCCTGTTCTGCAGCCCGATGATCCATATGTAGCAGAcctgctgcagctggctgaTGGAag GATTAATGAACTCCAACAAGACATCATTAAGCTCAAACTAGACCTTGAAAAGGCCCAAGAATGTATAACACATCTAAACACTCAG GTGGAGGAGAGGAACAAAGAAATGGAGCGTCTGAATCATGTACTTCGCGGAGGACGACCTCATGATGTCATCACACTTGAAGCTCAGAGCGTCGGCAACGAGAAACTGATCGCTCATCTAAACCTGCAG ATTGAGTACCTacaggaaaccaacagaactCTGGAGCAAAAAATCAGCGGACTGCAGCGGAAAAAGCAGGACGCCTCCTCCGAAGTGGCCAATTTGTCATTAAAAAACCTGGAACTGTGTGAAGAGCTGACGCACATAGATGATCTTGCGAAGCGCCTGGAGATAGACAAGGAGCATGTACTGGAAACCGCTGACATGGAGCTGCAAGAAACTAAA AAAGAAATTCAAAGGCAGCAGAGAATCATCAAAGATTTGGAGGATATTATCACAACGGCAAGAAGG GAGACATCTGAAGGTGAATTTGAAAAGGACCGCCTCAGGGATCAGCTGGCGGAGCTCAAACAACAGAACGAGAAGATGGAGGGACTGGTGAATTTCCTGGAGGACGAGAAAATCAGGCTGCAGGACAAAGTGGAGCAGATGCTGGCAGCTG ACAAAGACCTGGTACTGGAGCTAGAGACCATGCGTGCCAAACACGGTGTCTGTGGAAGAGAGCGATCCCCATCTCGTCTAGACGTCTTTGTCAAGAGTCTTGAGGAGGAGAGAGATTACTATCGCCAAGAGGCCGAGCGCTACAAAAGAGCCAGAGGAGCTGGTTCTCCGGGCGTGAGCCCCATTCGTAGTCCAGACAGAGGCAGGAGTCCAAGGTCTAAAGTAAGCAAG AGCGGCGTTGCAGAGGCAGAACTGTTTCACATAATGAAGGAAAGGGACGAGCTTAGGGCGGCTCTGCTGGACATCGAGAAGCACGTGGAGGACATTCAGAGCAATGTGAAGGTCCTCAGCAACGAGAGGGACCATTTCAAAACCCTGTTTAAGCAG GCTCAAGATGACCTCACGTTGGCCCGTAGCGCCGACATTTCAGGCGTCTTAAAGCTGCAGGAGGAGATGACGCGGGCAGAGGTGAAGATTGAGCAGATGACCGCTGAGAGGGACGCACTGATGGAGAGATTAAAG ATCGCCCAGACTTCCGCTCTCACGGACAGACaagtggaggagaggaggatTCTCGAGCTGGAGAACACCATCAAAAGT CTGGAGCGAGAGCGGCTCGACCAGCGCTCACAGCTGTGTCTGCTGAAGGAGAGCAGGGAGGCTGCGGAGGAGGAGCTGACGGTACGGTCCGCTGCTCTGGTCCACAATGCAGAGGAGGCCGCCCAGCAGAGGGCAGAGGCGAATGCTCTGAG GCTGCTACAGGAGCAGATGGAGCAAACGTTATCCGATACCCAACACAGGCTCTCTGTAAAGGCGAATGAGCTGCACGCCGCCCACGAGCAGATTGAAAACCTCGAGCGGAGATTTG CGGAGCTGAGTCAGCGCAGCATCAAGCACAAAGAGGAAGTGGCTGCCCTTCAGAAGTCACTGTCTACCCTGGACAGAGAGAAGGATGTTCTGCAGGATGACGTGGatcaaaagactgaaaaactAGTGGTTCTCCAAGAGGAGCTAGCCAAGAAG GAAAAGACCCTTGAGGATGTGAGACTCACAGTCAAAAACATGGACAACTCACTCGC TCAGCTGCAGGGAGCATCAAACAGTCGTGAGAGGGAGGTGAGCAGTCTGAGGAGGCAGCTGGATACATgtcaggaggagctggctgcACTCAGGAGGGACAGAGACATCATCATCAGAGAGAACAGGAGGCTGCAAGATGACCTGAGCACGATGACCAGAGAGAACCAA GCTGTGCATGCGGAGATGGAGGAGGCTTTGCACGAGAAGGACGAGCTGAAGTTGAGGATGCACTCTTACATTTCCGAAGTGTCCAGAATAGAGAAACTGATGGCCACGAAG GAGAAGGAGAACAGGGATTTGCTGGAGCGGTTCAGGATGGCCCACTCTGAGGTGGAGGAGCGGGATCACAAACTGCAGAAGGCTGAAGGCCTCAGTAACTCCATCCGCCTGGAGCTGCTCTCCTCCGACACGGAACGCAGAAAACTCCGAGAAACCGTTGGACAACAGGACAGAGAGATCCAACAG CACATGCAGGCACTGCAGGCATATGAAGCCCAAGTGTCCTCGCTGGTTCGTGGAATGTCCCGACTGGAGGAGGAGCTACACAAAGCGCAGGAGGAGAAGGCTGTCCTCCTCTCAGATGTGGCTTCTGTCAGGGAGCTCTGTGTCAAACTGGACTCGGGGAAGGAGCTCACCGCGCGTCAGCTCACCGCCAAGAGCATGGACCTCGAGAGG GTCACGGGAGAACTGGAGGATGTTCGGTCGGAGGGGGAGCTACTGAAGAAGCAACTAGCCAGTGAGAGGTTGACTGTACGCAACCTCGAGACGCTGCTCTCCACCAACCGGCAAAAAGAGTTCCAAACGCATCTGACGGCCAGCGAGAGGGAGTTGGAGCTGAAAGTCCTGCGCGACAGGCTCGCCCTGGCAGACagcaaaaa tgcagagcACGCCAGGGAGGTGTCCCAGCTCCGTGGGAAAGTGTCTCAGCTGCAGACGGAGATGGACGTGTTGAGGAGACAACTGACCACCGAGCGCTTTGAACG TGAGAGGGCAGTTCAGGAGATGCGCAGACAGGGTTTGTCCTTCTCCTCCCTGCAAAGCTCCTCATCCCTCAACGTCTCCAGCAGCCCTCACCACACCTCCGTAGACCGCTCCATCCTCCGAACTCTGGACCGCTCGAGCGACAGGTCGACAGACAAGTAA